One window of the Bubalus bubalis isolate 160015118507 breed Murrah chromosome 8, NDDB_SH_1, whole genome shotgun sequence genome contains the following:
- the LOC102414978 gene encoding LOW QUALITY PROTEIN: transcription factor BTF3-like (The sequence of the model RefSeq protein was modified relative to this genomic sequence to represent the inferred CDS: substituted 3 bases at 3 genomic stop codons), whose translation MKEAIVNQRKLAKLRARPCIVGKGTAHRKKKVVLTNATENNKKLQLSLKKLGVNNTSFVEMSMFTNQGTVSHTNNLKVQASLAANTFTIIGHTETKQLTEMLPRILNKLVTDSLTKRLTXTXGDXLKLSPKKSVDGKVPLATGEDDDDKVLDLDKNFDKASKNEAN comes from the coding sequence ATGAAAGAAGCTATCGTGAACCAGAGAAAACTTGCCAAATTGCGAGCACGACCGTGCATTGTTGGGAAAGGAACTGCTCACAGAAAGAAGAAGGTGGTTCTTACAAATgccacagaaaataacaaaaagctTCAGCTCTCTTTAAAGAAGTTAGGGGTAAACAACACATCATTTGTAGAAATGAGTATGTTCACCAATCAAGGAACAGTGAGCCACACTAACAACCTGAAAGTTCAGGCATCTCTGGCAGCAAACACTTTCACCATTATAGGCCATACTGAGACAAAGCAGCTGACAGAAATGCTACCCAGGATCTTAAATAAACTTGTCACAGACAGTCTGACCAAGAGACTGACTTAGACTTAAGGAGACTGACTGAAGCTCTCCCCCAAAAAATCTGTGGATGGAAAAGTACCACTTGCCACTGgagaagatgatgatgataaagttCTAGATCTTGACAAGAATTTTGACAAGGCTTCCAAGAATGAAGCAAACTGA